A window of Drosophila subobscura isolate 14011-0131.10 chromosome E, UCBerk_Dsub_1.0, whole genome shotgun sequence contains these coding sequences:
- the LOC117890546 gene encoding LOW QUALITY PROTEIN: cytochrome P450 4e2-like (The sequence of the model RefSeq protein was modified relative to this genomic sequence to represent the inferred CDS: inserted 1 base in 1 codon), with product MWFAFHVILALPLLWLAYLELKSLRRRRVLNQFKGPKVLPIVGNAHQLGRTPPEIIAQMFEWWHQHGRGNFRYWIGYYPNLMVTTNKYFEFILSSQTLITKAEVYKLTHPWLGLLTSTGSKWFKHRKMITPSFHFNVLQDFHEVMNEKSTQFIDHLKKVAAGDSIFDFQEQAHYLTLDIICDTAMGVSINAIENRDSELVHAFKDMCYNIKVRTFSSWKRNETLYRFASDYPAYLKTVKMLQDFTHDVIEQRLKAHKEGTAAASQSDEFSRKKMVFLDTLLAATVDGRPLTSQELYEEVSTFIFAGHDTTXGDSGLSREATFQEISQMKYLDLFIKEAQRIYPSVPFVGRYTEKDYVIDGDLVPKGTTLHMGLMMLGYDDRVFKDPHRFRPERFEQQKPGPFEYVPFSAGPRNCIGQKFALLEIKTVVSKIIRHFQVLPALDELESKDGYISTTLGYRPEKKKKRDLQRHKYDPILLAAMSLKSENGIYLRLKERF from the exons ATGTGGTTCGCTTTCCATGTGATCTTGGCGCTGCCGCTACTCTGGCTGGCCTACTTGGAGCTAAAGTCGCTGCGGAGGAGGAGAGTACTTAACCAGTTCAAGGGACCCAAAGTACTGCCAATTGTGGGCAATGCACATCAGCTGGGCAGAACACCGCCAG AGATTATTGCGCAAATGTTTGAATGGTGGCATCAGCATGGCAGGGGTAACTTTCGCTACTGGATTGGATACTATCCGAATTTAATGGTCACCACTAACAAGTACTTTGAG TTCATTCTCAGCAGTCAGACGCTAATAACGAAGGCGGAAGTCTATAAGCTCACCCATCCCTGGCTGGGTCTACTCACCAGCACGGGCAGCAAGTGGTTCAAGCATCGCAAGATGATCACGCCCTCCTTCCACTTTAATGTCCTGCAGGACTTTCACGAAGTGATGAACGAGAAGTCCACACAGTTCATCGACCACCTGAAGAAAGTGGCGGCTGGTGACAGCATTTTTGACTTTCAGGAGCAGGCCCATTACCTGACACTCGACATAATATGCGACACAGCAATGGGAGTATCCATAAACGCCATAGAAAACCGCGACTCTGAATTAGTACATGCCTTCAAGGA cATGTGTTACAACATCAAAGTAAGAACATTTAGTTCGTGGAAGCGCAATGAGACGCTCTATCGATTTGCCTCCGACTATCCCGCCTACTTGAAGACGGTGAAGATGCTGCAAGACTTTACCCACGATGTCATCGAGCAGCGCTTAAAGGCGCACAAAGAGGGTACCGCTGCAGCAAGTCAGAGCGATGAGTTTTCGCGGAAGAAGATGGTTTTCCTGGACACCTTACTTGCAGCAACAGTTGACGGTCGCCCGCTCACGTCGCAGGAACTGTACGAGGAAGTCTCCACATTTATATTCGCTGGCCACGACACGA CCGGTGACTCCGGACTGAGTCGGGAAGCAACCTTCCAGGAAATCTCTCAAATGAAATACTTGGACCTGTTCATCAAGGAGGCGCAGCGTATTTATCCAAGTGTTCCATTCGTTGGTCGTTACACCGAGAAGGACTATGTGATTG ACGGTGACCTCGTGCCTAAGGGTACCACTCTACATATGGGACTAATGATGCTCGGCTACGACGATCGTGTATTCAAGGATCCCCATAGATTCCGGCCCGAGCGCtttgagcagcagaaaccagGTCCATTCGAGTATGTGCCCTTCAGTGCCGGTCCCCGCAACTGCATTGGCCAGAAGTTCGCTCTACTGGAGATCAAGACGGTGGTGTCCAAAATTATTCGCCACTTCCaagtgctgcctgccctgGACGAGCTAGAGTCCAAAGATGGGTACATAAGTACTACCCTGGGATATCGGCCtgagaaaaagaagaaacgcgACTTGCAGCGCCACAAATACGATCCCATTCTGTTGGCAGCGATGAGCCTGAAGTCAGAGAATGGCATTTATCTTCGCCTCAAAGAAAGGTTTTAG
- the LOC117890542 gene encoding cytochrome P450 4e2, whose product MWIVLYVLLALPVLLVAYLELTTFRRRRALRKFRGPSRLPIVGNAHQAGKSPTVILDQVFSWWHQYGNDNFCFWIGSYSNVIVTNSKHLEFILSSQTLISKSDIYDLTHPWLGLGLLTSTGSKWHKHRKMITPAFHFNILQDFHEVMNDNSTKFIKHLKTVAAGDSIFDFQDQAHYFTLDVICDTAMGVSVNAMENRSSSIVQAFKDICYMINMRAFNPFKRNDLLFRLAPEYPAYCKTLKTLQDFTNDIIGKRIKAHKDGTVSASQGDEFSRKKMAFLDTLLSSTIDGRPLTTEELYEEVSTFMFEGHDTTTSGVAFAVYLLSRHQDEQRKLFEEQRQVMGESGLSRDATFQEISQMKYLDLFIKEAQRVYPSVPFIGRFTEKDYVIDGDFVPKGTTLNLAIILLGYNERVFKDPHKFRPERFEEQKPGPFEYVPFSAGPRNCIGQKFALLEIKTVVSKIIRHFQVLPALDELESKDGYISSTLGYRPEERKRRDPLRHKYDPILSAVLTLKAENGLFIRLKERH is encoded by the exons ATGTGGATCGTGTTGTAcgtgctgctggcgctgccagTGCTTTTAGTGGCCTATCTGGAGCTGACCACGTTTCGGCGAAGGAGAGCTCTGAGGAAATTCAGGGGGCCTAGCCGGCTGCCCATTGTGGGCAATGCCCATCAGGCTGGCAAGAGTCCCACAG TGATTCTCGACCAGGTATTCTCGTGGTGGCATCAGTATGGCAACGATAACTTTTGCTTCTGGATTGGCTCCTACTCCAATGTGATCGTCACCAACAGCAAGCACTTGGAA TTTATACTCAGCAGTCAGACGCTGATTTCCAAGTCCGATATCTATGACCTCACACATCCatggctgggcctgggcctacTCACCAGCACGGGCAGCAAGTGGCACAAGCATCGGAAGATGATCACGCCCGCCTTCCACTTCAACATACTGCAGGACTTCCACGAAGTGATGAACGACAACTCCACAAAGTTTATTAAGCACCTGAAGACTGTGGCAGCTGGAGACAGCATTTTCGACTTTCAGGACCAGGCCCATTACTTTACTCTCGATGTGATTTGCGACACGGCCATGGGAGTGTCCGtaaatgcaatggaaaatcGAAGCTCCTCAATTGTTCAAGCCTTCAAGGA CATTTGCTACATGATCAACATGAGAGCCTTCAATCCGTTCAAGCGCAACGACCTGCTCTTCCGCTTGGCTCCCGAGTACCCAGCCTATTGCAAGACACTGAAGACGCTGCAGGACTTCACCAACGACATCATCGGGAAGCGCATCAAGGCCCACAAAGATGGTACAGTCTCGGCCAGTCAGGGTGATGAGTTCTCGCGCAAGAAAATGGCCTTCCTCGATACCTTGCTCTCGTCCACGATCGATGGTCGTCCGCTTACGACTGAGGAGCTGTACGAAGAGGTCTCCACATTCATGTTCGAGGGACACGATACGACCACTTCGGGTGTggcttttgctgtttatttgctCTCCAGACACCAAGACGAGCAGCGAAAACTATTCGAAGAACAGCGCCAGGTGATGGGCGAGTCCGGACTGAGTCGCGATGCAACCTTCCAGGAAATATCTCAAATGAAATACTTGGATCTGTTCATCAAGGAGGCACAGCGCGTGTATCCCAGTGTGCCCTTCATCGGTCGCTTCACTGAGAAGGATTACGTTATTG ACGGCGATTTTGTGCCGAAGGGCACGACCCTGAACTTGGCAATCATCTTGCTCGGCTACAACGAACGTGTGTTCAAGGATCCGCACAAGTTCCGGCCCGAGCGCTTTGAGGAGCAGAAACCTGGTCCCTTTGAGTATGTGCCCTTCAGTGCTGGTCCCCGCAATTGCATTGGCCAGAAGTTTGCTCTGCTGGAGATCAAGACGGTGGTGTCCAAAATTATTCGCCACTTCCAAGTGCTGCCAGCCCTGGACGAGCTGGAGTCCAAGGATGGTTACATTAGTAGTACCCTGGGATATCGGCcggaagagaggaagaggcgCGACCCGCTGCGCCACAAATACGATCCCATTCTGTCTGCTGTGCTGACCCTTAAGGCCGAGAATGGTCTGTTTATCCGTCTCAAGGAAAGGCACTAA
- the LOC117891430 gene encoding probable cytochrome P450 4ad1, with translation MFLIAIAIILATILVFKGVKIFNYIDHMAGIMEMIPGPTPYPFVGNIFQFGLKPAEYPKKLLQYCRKYDFQGYRSLVFLQYHMMLSDPAEIQNILSSSSLLYKEHLYSFLRPWLGDGLLTSSGARWLKHQKLYMPAFERSSIEGYLRVVHRTGVKFVQQLNELTQTQEMFDAQELVAKCTLDIVCENATGLASNSLSGEPSDLHGAIKDLCDVVQERTFSIVKRFDALFRLTSYYMKQRRALSLLRREIFRIITQRRQQLAEEKPSGQSGKQINKPFLDVLLAAKLDGRALKEREIIEEISTFIFAGHDPVAAAISFTLYTLSRHPEIQQQVFEEQQRIFGQDLSTEADIAKLDQMRYLELVIRETLRLYPSVPLIARTNRKPIDINGTKIAKRTTVIMCLIAMGYNEKYFEEPCVFRPERFECAGADVGIEAFKSVPFSAGPRRCIAEKFAMYQLKSLLSQLVRNFEILPAIDGLSSGINDHSQVECVPQSEYDPVLNIRVTLKSENGILIRLGKRSVVE, from the exons ATGTTTCTGATAGCAATTGCCATAATTTTGGCCACCATTTTGGTGTTCAAGGGTGTGAAGATATTCAACTACATAGACCACATGGCTGGCATAATGGAAATGATACCAGGACCAACGCCCTACCCATTTGTGGGCAACATATTTCAGTTTGGTCTGAAGCCAGCGG AGTACCCGAAAAAGCTATTGCAGTATTGTCGGAAATATGATTTCCAGGGATATCGTTCACTCGTCTTCCTGCAGTATCACATGATGCTTAGTGATCCAGCGGAAATTCAG AACATTTTGTCGAGCTCATCGCTGCTGTACAAGGAGCACTTGTACTCCTTTTTGCGTCCCTGGCTGGGCGACGGTCTCCTCACCAGCTCCGGTGCCCGCTGGCTGAAGCATCAAAAGCTCTACATGCCGGCATTTGAGCGTTCGTCCATTGAGGGCTATCTGCGTGTGGTTCATCGTACAGGCGTAAAATTTGTTCAGCAACTCAATGAACTGACGCAGACACAGGAGATGTTCGACGCCCAGGAGCTGGTGGCCAAATGTACGCTGGATATTGTGTGTG AGAACGCCACTGGGCTGGCCAGCAACTCACTCAGCGGCGAGCCATCGGATTTGCATGGGGCCATCAAGGA CCTCTGCGATGTCGTCCAGGAGCGCACCTTCAGCATCGTGAAGCGTTTCGATGCACTTTTCCGCCTCACGTCCTACTACATGAAGCAGCGCAGAGCACTGTCACTGCTTCGCAGGGAAATCTTTCGA ATTATTACGCAGCGACGCCAGCAACTGGCGGAGGAGAAGCCAAGTGGGCAAagtggcaaacaaatcaataaGCCATTCCTCGATGTCCTCTTGGCTGCCAAGCTGGACGGACGTGCCCTCAAGGAACGTGAAATTATAGAGgaaatttccacatttataTTTGCA GGCCACGAtccggttgctgctgccatttcctTCACGCTGTACACACTCTCGCGGCATCCGGAGATTCAGCAGCAAGTtttcgaggagcagcagcgcatctttGGCCAGGATCTGTCCACAGAGGCGGATATAGCTAAGCTGGATCAGATGCGCTACCTTGAGCTGGTCATACGCGAGACGCTGCGTTTGTATCCGTCTGTGCCGCTGATAGCGCGAACCAACCGCAAGCCCATCGACATTA ATGGCACCAAGATAGCCAAACGCACCACCGTCATTATGTGCCTCATTGCCATGGGCTACAATGAGAAATACTTCGAGGAGCCGTGCGTCTTCCGTCCCGAGAGATTCGAGTGCGCAGGCGCAGATGTTGGCATTGAAGCCTTCAAGAGTGTTCCCTTCAGTGCGGGGCCCAGGCGTTGCATAG CTGAAAAGTTTGCCATGTATCAACTGAAGTCGCTGCTGTCCCAGCTGGTGCGCAACTTTGAGATTCTGCCCGCCATCGATGGCTTGTCATCGGGCATCAACGATCATTCCCAGGTGGAGTGCGTGCCCCAAAGCGAGTACGATCCAGTGCTGAATATTCGCGTGACTCTGAAGTCCGAGAATGGCATTCTAATCCGGCTGGGCAAACGGTCAGTCGTGGAGTAA
- the LOC117890392 gene encoding larval cuticle protein III/IV, translating into MFKILLICALAALVAANENAEVKELINDVNPDGFKTVLSLSDGTASQAVGDVHGNIDGVFEWVSPEGVHVRVAYKADENGYQPTSDLLPVGPPIPEAILKSLAWIQAHPSKE; encoded by the exons ATGTTCAAGATC CTGCTTATCTGTGCCCTTGCCGCCCTTGTGGCCGCCAACGAGAATGCCGAGGTCAAGGAGCTGATCAACGACGTCAATCCCGATGGCTTCAAGACGGTGTTGTCCCTCAGCGACGGCACAGCCTCCCAGGCTGTTGGTGATGTCCATGGAAACATCGATGGTGTCTTCGAGTGGGTCTCCCCCGAGGGTGTGCATGTTCGCGTTGCCTACAAGGCCGATGAGAACGGTTACCAGCCCACCAGCGATCTGCTGCCCGTTGGCCCACCAATCCCAGAGGCTATCCTGAAGTCTCTGGCCTGGATCCAGGCTCACCCCAGCAAGGAATAA
- the LOC117890447 gene encoding larval cuticle protein III/IV-like, giving the protein MFKILLVCALAALVAANENAEVKELINDVNPDGFKTVLSLSDGTASQAVGDVHGNIDGVYEWVSPEGVHVRVAYKADENGYQPTSDLLPVGPPIPEAILKSLAWIQAHPSKE; this is encoded by the exons atgttcAAGATT CTGCTTGTCTGTGCCCTTGCCGCCCTTGTGGCCGCCAACGAGAATGCCGAGGTCAAGGAGCTGATCAACGACGTCAATCCCGATGGCTTCAAGACGGTGTTGTCCCTCAGCGACGGCACAGCCTCCCAGGCTGTTGGTGATGTGCACGGAAACATCGATGGAGTGTACGAGTGGGTGTCGCCCGAGGGTGTCCATGTTCGCGTTGCCTACAAGGCCGATGAGAACGGTTACCAGCCCACCAGCGATCTGCTGCCCGTTGGCCCACCAATCCCAGAGGCCATCCTGAAGTCTCTGGCCTGGATCCAGGCTCACCCCAGCAAGGAATAA
- the LOC117890328 gene encoding larval cuticle protein 2: MFKFVMVFAVLGLAAAVAPVSRSDDVHAEVQTLSSDVRADGFDTNLVVDNSIQQAASGDVHGNAHGSFSWISPEGEHVEIKYVADENGYQPVGAVLPTPPPIPEAIARALVWLESHPQAPEHGAHH; the protein is encoded by the exons ATGTTCAAGTTT GTGATGGTCTTCGCAGTTTTGGGTCTGGCAGCCGCCGTGGCTCCAGTTTCCCGTTCCGACGATGTCCACGCCGAGGTGCAGACCCTCAGCTCGGACGTGCGCGCCGATGGCTTCGACACCAATCTGGTGGTTGACAACAGCATCCAGCAGGCCGCCAGCGGTGATGTCCATGGCAATGCCCATGGCAGCTTCAGCTGGATCTCGCCCGAGGGCGAGCATGTGGAGATCAAGTATGTCGCCGATGAGAATGGCTACCAGCCCGTGGGTGCCGTCCTGCCCACTCCACCACCCATCCCAGAGGCCATTGCTCGTGCCCTTGTCTGGCTGGAGTCGCACCCCCAAGCTCCGGAGCACGGAGCCCATCACTAA
- the LOC117890260 gene encoding larval cuticle protein 1 yields MFKFVMVFAVLGVAAAGVAHLPHAPVPHSPVGRSEDVHAEVKSEHSDVRADGFDADLLVSNSIQQASSGDVHGNIHGSFSWISPEGEHVEIKYVADENGYQPVGAVLPTPPPIPEAIARAVAWLESHPQAPEPVHHSVHH; encoded by the exons ATGTTCAAGTTT GTAATGGTATTCGCAGTTTTGGGCGTGGCCGCCGCCGGTGTGGCGCATCTGCCGCATGCTCCTGTGCCCCACAGTCCCGTGGGACGCTCCGAGGATGTTCATGCCGAGGTCAAGTCCGAGCACAGCGATGTGCGCGCCGATGGCTTCGACGCCGATCTCCTGGTGTCCAACAGCATCCAGCAGGCATCCAGCGGTGATGTCCATGGCAACATCCATGGCAGCTTCAGCTGGATCTCGCCCGAGGGCGAGCATGTGGAGATCAAGTATGTCGCCGATGAGAATGGCTACCAGCCCGTGGGTGCCGTCCTGCCCACTCCACCACCCATCCCAGAGGCCATTGCCCGTGCCGTCGCATGGCTGGAGTCGCACCCACAGGCCCCCGAGCCCGTGCACCACTCCGTGCATCATTAA
- the LOC117891400 gene encoding COP9 signalosome complex subunit 7 isoform X1 — MTQDMLLDNEEPAKSKETFLEKFCVLAKNATGAALLDVLKQVLEAPNVFVFGELLVEPNVAELKDGPDAKYYNTLNLFAYGTYKEYRSKAGDYIELSPAMQKKLQHLTIVSLAIKTKSIPYALLQQELEIDNVRHLEDIIIEAIYADIIHGKLFQNTRILEVEYAQGRDIPPGNTGKIVETLQAWVNSCDGVSSCIENQIKYANAEKSKRLFNKDRVEQDLINLKKMLKSQASDSDESMQIDTHGPSGSGVLSLADLRKKPSKMKAQRNAGVVGLKFSK, encoded by the exons ATGACTCAAGATATGCTGCTGGACAACGAGGAGCCTGCCAAGAGCAAGGAGACATTCCTGGAGAAGTTCTGCGTGCTGGCCAAGAACGCCACCGGCGCCGCACTGCTTGACGTGCTCAAGCAGGTGCTGGAGGCGCCgaatgttttcgttttcgggGAGCTGCTCGTGGAGCCCAATGTGGCGGAG CTTAAAGATGGTCCCGATGCCAAGTACTACAACACACTGAACCTGTTCGCCTATGGCACGTACAAGGAGTATCGATCCAAGGCCGGGGACTACATCGAACTGAGCCCGGCCATGcagaagaagctgcagcaCCTGACCATCGTGTCGCTGGCCATCAAAACGAAGAGCATTCCCTACGCCCTGCTGCAGCAAGAGCTGGAAATCGATAACGTGCGTCATCTGGAGGATATTATCATTGAGGCAATCTATGCGG acatCATTCATGGCAAACTGTTCCAGAATACACGCATCCTGGAGGTGGAGTACGCACAGGGTCGGGACATACCGCCGGGCAACACGGGCAAGATTGTGGAGACACTCCAAGCGTGGGTCAACTCCTGTGACGGCGTCTCCAGCTGCATCGAGAATCAGATCAAGTACGCCAATGCCGAGAAATCCAAGCGTTTGTTCAACAAGGATCGCGTGGAGCAAGAT CTCATCAATCTAAAGAAAATGCTCAAGAGTCAGGCGTCGGACAGCGATGAGAGCATGCAGATCGACACGCATGGACcgagcggcagcggcgtccTCAGCCTGGCGGATCTGCGCAAGAAACCCTCCAAGATGAAGGCCCAGCGGAATGCAGGAG TGGTGGGCCTGAAGTTTAGCAAGTGA
- the LOC117891400 gene encoding COP9 signalosome complex subunit 7 isoform X2 produces MTQDMLLDNEEPAKSKETFLEKFCVLAKNATGAALLDVLKQVLEAPNVFVFGELLVEPNVAELKDGPDAKYYNTLNLFAYGTYKEYRSKAGDYIELSPAMQKKLQHLTIVSLAIKTKSIPYALLQQELEIDNVRHLEDIIIEAIYADIIHGKLFQNTRILEVEYAQGRDIPPGNTGKIVETLQAWVNSCDGVSSCIENQIKYANAEKSKRLFNKDRVEQDLINLKKMLKSQASDSDESMQIDTHGPSGSGVLSLADLRKKPSKMKAQRNAGVGLKFSK; encoded by the exons ATGACTCAAGATATGCTGCTGGACAACGAGGAGCCTGCCAAGAGCAAGGAGACATTCCTGGAGAAGTTCTGCGTGCTGGCCAAGAACGCCACCGGCGCCGCACTGCTTGACGTGCTCAAGCAGGTGCTGGAGGCGCCgaatgttttcgttttcgggGAGCTGCTCGTGGAGCCCAATGTGGCGGAG CTTAAAGATGGTCCCGATGCCAAGTACTACAACACACTGAACCTGTTCGCCTATGGCACGTACAAGGAGTATCGATCCAAGGCCGGGGACTACATCGAACTGAGCCCGGCCATGcagaagaagctgcagcaCCTGACCATCGTGTCGCTGGCCATCAAAACGAAGAGCATTCCCTACGCCCTGCTGCAGCAAGAGCTGGAAATCGATAACGTGCGTCATCTGGAGGATATTATCATTGAGGCAATCTATGCGG acatCATTCATGGCAAACTGTTCCAGAATACACGCATCCTGGAGGTGGAGTACGCACAGGGTCGGGACATACCGCCGGGCAACACGGGCAAGATTGTGGAGACACTCCAAGCGTGGGTCAACTCCTGTGACGGCGTCTCCAGCTGCATCGAGAATCAGATCAAGTACGCCAATGCCGAGAAATCCAAGCGTTTGTTCAACAAGGATCGCGTGGAGCAAGAT CTCATCAATCTAAAGAAAATGCTCAAGAGTCAGGCGTCGGACAGCGATGAGAGCATGCAGATCGACACGCATGGACcgagcggcagcggcgtccTCAGCCTGGCGGATCTGCGCAAGAAACCCTCCAAGATGAAGGCCCAGCGGAATGCAGGAG TGGGCCTGAAGTTTAGCAAGTGA